A region of the Rickettsiales bacterium Ac37b genome:
GTGTCTTAAAGTCCAGTTATGTAATCCGTATGACATGCCAATATATGGCAAAAATAGAATTGCATTAATTAAGACTAAAACTACTATTATTATGCTAATATCTTTCTTTAGTAAATATCCTGAGAGGAGCCAAGTTCCTATTAATCCTAATAAAAAACTAATTTGTCGTAAAACTCCAAAAAATATAGGATCAAATTTTAATTCATCAATCATCCACCATTCAATACCTACTCCTGTCTGGGGATCAATTCTAGCAGCAAATAACATTATTCCAATTAAAGTAATTTCTCTAAACGTTTGATTATCTTGATGAGTGCAAATAATTTTAAACAAAAATATTATGAGTATTAAATTGAAACAAAACACTATTTCCTGATTATAAGGTATTTTTAACATACCAAAGAATAAGCTTATAACTACTATTATAATGCCTATTATAGAAATTTTGAAATTAAATATGCCTTCGCTTTGAATGATATTTTTATTTAAAAAACAAGATGAGGTAACACTTATTATAGGTAAAAGCAAAGTTAGCCATGTAATATCGGAGTAATTATAATTACTTGCTATATAGCCTCCAATAATTGTAGCTAGTAATATAGCAAACATTAAGCTGATTCTACCTAACATTTGTATAATACCTATTTCGTATTTTTTCTCTTCAAAAGAAGCATTATGATTAACTAGTTCAGCACATAAAGTATCTGCTACTAAATCCTGTATCATAAAACCAGTGGAAACTAATATTCCGCTTAATAATAATTGATGATATACAGAACCTAAGTATGTTAGGTCATAATCGTTGGCTAAAGCAATGAGTATGCTAGAGCCCAGCAAATTACAGAATGCTCCGATATATATGTATGATTGTCTTCTATTACCCATTATTGATATATTATCAATAATTTGAGAAAATAAAATTTTTACAGTCCAGGGGGAACTTACCCAAAATGATAGCTCTACAAGTTCTATTGCAGAAATAGATAACTTATCTTTAACCCAAAACATTTGGGCGATACTAGTAAAGCTTGAAAAGCCATAACAGAAATAAAGAATTATTATAGGTAAATAACGTAACTGAAAAGCTCTAATGGGAAGCAGAATATTTTCTTTTATTGTATCTAACATAGATTATTATTAGTTTTAAGTTCTGGATATAATCTTAAAATTTGAATTGAAGAGGTAGCGGCTTATATTGGTTTCTACTTTCCTAACATATGTTTCTTATCCAAATTCATTGACCTGTTAATAATAAAATGACATATTAAATTAAGACTTGCAATGAAAAATTTTAATATATTTACTTCGTTGGTATCAATAAGAATTTAAAATCCCTTTATGCCCTTTAATTAATATAATATGTTTTAATTGTTATTCTTCTTTTATCACTTCTATTACACCTAAAACACAAACTTTAAGGCAAATATCTTTAGGTTGTGAGATAGTTGTTTCGGAGTCAAAATTTAAGGTGGTAGAAATTAAGGAGAACAAAAATGATTAAGTATCAAAAATTTGACTCATATATGTATGAGAAGCTGAAAGATCCAGAAGAAGCAAAATCATTTTTGGAACTTGCTATCGAAGAATATGAAAATGATGGAGATACAAAAGCTTTCTTGCATACTCTTAGATTGGTAGCAGAAGCTCAAGGCGGGATTAGTAAGTTAGCTACTCAAAGTAAGTTAAATAGGCAAATTTATATAAGATTTTTTCTGGTAAAACTACCCCTAAATTTGATACAGCACTGTCTATCATAAAGGGGCTTGGTTTTAGAATTTCTATTGAATCAGAGCAAGTTAATTATATGGAACATACAGAAAGATAGAAAATTCCTCTTGACGGGTGAAAAATGCCCTATTCTAAAACTTTGTAAAAGTAATAAATCTAATTTAGTACCGTGGAACTTATGTAAAGGGTCAAATAGAATAGAAAAAGATATAATGTTAATGAGAGAAGATCATCAATTATTTAATGGAATTACCATATCAACTCAAATAGGAGGAGTAAAAGAATTGGTAGGATGGGCTTCTGATGAAAGAAAGTATGATATTTCTAAAGTGGTAATAGAAAATTTAGATACGTTTTATAAATGCATATTAAAATTGAGAAAAGCTGCATTTAATTCGAATCCAGTAAAATTTGATGTTAAGTTAATAAATCCAACAATTACTACTACTGTTAACTAAAAACATTTTTATAAATTTTTCTATACCAAATAATAGGAGCTATTTCTGATAATTTTACTTCGTTGATGAAGACAGGAAACACTGTAGTAGCAGGATTCAAAGTACAAATATTATATATGCCATCTTTATTAGTAGATTGAATAGACCTAACAAGTAAAATATCATCATGGGTTCTTATAATACAATGTTTATTATGTAGTTTAATATTTATCATTGAGTCATCTAAAGGAATTCCTGCCACATAATCTCCGATTTTATAAAAGGGCTCCATACCATCATCCGTGATTACCATTATAATGGCCTTAGGATGAAGGCTTTTAAAACATTCCTTTTCTTTGAATAAGGACATTTCATCTTCTATATTAATTTTTTGTTGTAAATCAATGTCATCAAAAAGCTCATGAATCATATTACTAACAATATTTTGAACGCTTGGAGGATGACCAACTCCATATAATAGCCATTCTATTGAGCAATAAAAGCCATCTGATAATAAAGCTTCACATATCCTTCGAGCTCCTTTTTTAGTAAGAGGTGTTCTTCCCAATTCCCATGACTGTAAGGTATTAATACTAATATTATATCTTAGGCAGAAATCTTTTTTATTGACAAAACCTGCTAGAATTCGAGCTTGCTTTATTCGGTTTCCACATTCTTTATAATTAATGTTGTAATTTTTATTCATGTTGTTTGCGTCTAACCATTTTTTTATTATTAATGTATGAAGAAATTACTAAATATAAAGTAATTACTGAAATAATATATAAAGCTTGAGCATAATTGAAAGATATTTTATTTAGATATTTTGAGATTATTATAGAAACAGTAGCTACTATTGAATTTCCTAAATTAAGGCTAAATGAAATTCCTGTACACCTTTCGCTTGGAGCATATAAATTGAAAATATAAGAATAAATGCAGGAACATACTGAAGCTGCCATAATGCTAAATAGAGCTAAACTTGATAAGGTGAGATATATAGATTTAGAAGATATACAATAAAAAACAGGTAATACTAGGATAATAATCCAATAACAAGCTCTTTTAAATAATACTTTATAAGTAATTTTATCACAAATATACCCCATTATTATTAATGACATAATAAAGAAGAAAGAACAAAATAAGCTATAAGACATTGCTAAATGAGAAGAAAGTAATAATATTTTTTGAAAAAAAATATTAAAATACCCAGTAATTGTATAAGACATAACACAAGTAACGGTACTAACAGAAGTTGCTAATATAACATTTTTATAGTTATACCGAAGAAGATTCTTAATTGGTAGTTTTTCTATGAGCTTATCCTTTTGTAAGCTTAGAAATATAGGAGTTTCTTGTACTTTAAGCCGCAAGTATAATCCTACTACAGCTACAAATCCTCCTAAAATAAAA
Encoded here:
- a CDS encoding putative transcriptional regulator — its product is MIKYQKFDSYMYEKLKDPEEAKSFLELAIEEYENDGDTKAFLHTLRLVAEAQGGISKLATQSKLNRQIYIRFFLVKLPLNLIQHCLS
- the proP_3 gene encoding Proline/betaine transporter codes for the protein MITFNIYILGIAFRFFGGLLFGYIGDKYGRKTSLIISLFATGISTALLGVLPDNSVWGIYATGIFCLIRIIQGLSIGGEVPNAAIFIIEHLSNHKKGVWYHSCNCCFRYFFSFNYRLPSQKLFPNSSLSWRIPFILGGFVAVVGLYLRLKVQETPIFLSLQKDKLIEKLPIKNLLRYNYKNVILATSVSTVTCVMSYTITGYFNIFFQKILLLSSHLAMSYSLFCSFFFIMSLIIMGYICDKITYKVLFKRACYWIIILVLPVFYCISSKSIYLTLSSLALFSIMAASVCSCIYSYIFNLYAPSERCTGISFSLNLGNSIVATVSIIISKYLNKISFNYAQALYIISVITLYLVISSYINNKKMVRRKQHE